atttttttaaacattttttttaaagaaatttttaaagtgtatattattgtcaacaATTCTTGGTGTGCATGAAATGCGTCAGGAGTGGTCTTTCTGTCTCAGAGGGGGATTGTATGTTTCTTAACTTGCATCCATCATCCAACAGTTGGAATAAGAGAAGACTGGAAAAGAAAAGTTTGTATTACTACAGAAACCTAAAAAAATACGGCTATTCTTTCATGAAGAGTCTACTCTTTCGTCAAGGCTAAAAGTCTGGTTTTAtgcttcatttctttttttaatcttgACAGCTTTGCCGTAACTGCCAATGTTCAAGACAAACCGAGAAATAAACTAAACTGTTCTTGCGTCAATCTATTGACAGACAGTTCAGTCAACTGGAATAAGGACAGACAGTTCAGTCAACTGGAATAAGGCCACATCGTCCTTTTTCACACTAGAAATGGTTTGAAAATGGTTCATTAGTTATTGAGATTTCAAGCGTTTTTATAATAGAAATGACAAGTGTGGAAAATATGACTTTAGCATGGGGTTAAAAAGAATGATGTGCAGTGTAAAAAGCCTTTAAACAGTTGCACATAACTGCTAAGTGTAATATCTTAAACATTATGTACTTCAATCAAGGAAACAATGGCTCTGCCTAAGTAATCGGAATTACAATTACAGTTATAATTGCGACAGCATACTGTACGTATGTAAATCACACAGAACAagttttaaacagtttattaaacagttatatatatgaatataatacaTATGAAATCTTATTTGGCACCAGAAACacaaaaaatctataaataataatatgctCTGAATACGTCCGTGATGCTACATCTAAATAAATTAACAAACCATAACttagactttaataaatatacatatgttataaatgttatataGATGCATTGCATCAATGTTTATTGCAGTTGGTCATCAGGGTCCAACAATCCTTGAACTGAAAggctgtgtgtctgtgcgtgtgtgcgcactGGATCAACAGGCCATGTGGATGGGCAGACAGCAGTTACGCTAAAGAAAGTTAAGAAGTAAATTTAATCTCTCTCCTGTCTGATTCCAGTTATTTCCTTTTGAACGCATATGGTATTAGATTATGAATGTGGATAGAGGGTATTAGATCTGGACTTTTTATATTCCCGGCATGCGAATCTTACAACCATATACATGCACAAGTCAATCTACATTAGTGAACTGCATAAACCTTTGCTTGagttttatatatacatatatatttgtcTATATGAAaaactaaatatatacataaacataaaatgaatCAATGCAATTTTGAAAGAACGTTTGTTACAGTAGCACAAAGAGTTTTTTAAGCACATGCTGTGTAAAGTTTTAAGGCCCGGTGCAGTTAGGGCTTAACTTCTCGACTGTAATTACTCTAATGAACTGATCAGATTTATATCGGGCTTAAAAGGCCACTCATCTGTTTCCTGAGTGCAAGGAAACTACTTGCGTTAACTCTCATTTAGATGCATTGGTCCATCAATAGATGTTTTTCTAATTATATCTCAGAGAAAACAGAATCGGCCACCTTTATCACATTTGCAATTGTTGCATGAAGCGTATGGGTTTATTATGTATTGGAGTGTGAAACATGGAATTCGTCTGATCTAGTATCTGTATTTACTACCTGATTACTGGAGAGTATTTCAGTTTAATGAAGGGCCAAAATCAGAACACAACCTCATTTAAAGACTCTAGCCTCATTTGGTATTTTTGCAGGTGCGTATTCTTTCCACTTTAGTTCCTTAGTATTTTTGTCCAACGCTAGACAGGAGCTAAGTGGATTAGACTCATCTATTATAGGATGAAGTGGATTTGGTCGGGTTAACTAGGGAAAGACCTCAGGCATGGATTTTCTGACACAGCGCTCAAAATACATCTGATTCTGCTGAGAGGTTTCCCTTAAACGCCAATACAGAAGAGCCAAAGATACATTAGCGTAAAATAGAAGTTTTGTTTTGGGAGTATTGCTCTATGCGAACATTCAGCATTGTGCATTACTTTTCCTCTGTTGTGCTGTTTACTGTGAGAAATGGAGAAATGACTGAGGGTGAAGATCTGTAGGCATGAAAGCCATGTGACAATGAGCCTTAACTATTATTTAGAGTTCGTTTGGCAAAGCAAAATGCAGACATCAGACAAATGTCGAAAACATAAATGAGAAATATTGTAAAGATGTGGAGACATTGCAGTATTGCTTCAAAATACAGTGATATATATCCAAAAAACATAAAGGAATGCTGAACAGATGTTATCATCATTATTTGGAAGCAATGATTCCAAGTTATTCAGTGTATGCATcttaattatataatattatcatTTAATAGAAATTCTATTTGCATTCCTATGATGATGtttgaattaaagggatagttcacccatttatttaccctcatgtcattgcaagCCTGTATGCCTTttgttttttctgcagaacaaaaatgaagatattttgaagaatgttggtcaccgaACAATGggggtacccattcacttctattgtatagacacaaaaccagtgcaagtcaataggtaccgcagttctttggttaccaacattcttcaaaatatcttcttttgtgttttgcagaaaaaagtaagtcatacaggtttgaattgagtaaacaatgaaagaattttcattacGGGTCCACTATCCCATCAGTAATATCTTCAAATATAAATTTTAACTTGTGGACCATGGGAATCATGTTGACTATCAGCACTGAGGTAGATGTTTAATATGGAGACTGAATATAAAATCATATGAATCTGATGGTTTCTGAAATGCGAACCCTTTTAATATACTGGCCAGTTGCTTCTTTTCCCATCACAATGAGGATGTGTTTACTTTTGGTCTAGATGTGCGattgtgcatttgttttgttaaccGATGCCCATATAAATGTTCTGCATTATTTCATcattacacatttacacaacatCCACCCAACATTTCAAGCTATTTGAAAGTCGACCTGTGAAGGCATTATAAACAACATATACAGCAGCGTCTCAATAGCAACAACAATATAACAGATATTGttttgaatatattttgaatattgttTAAGTAGAATCTGACAACCCTCATTCTGTGTTTATGTCTCTTGAAGGCAATGAAGTAGATCTCAAATCAGTGCTTTACAGGGATTGTTcaagcaaaatgaaaaattcaccagtcatcatttattcagcatcATGTCAATCcgaacctgtatatgactctttcttctgtggaacacaaaagaagatattttgagaaatgtgattttgtgtctatacaatgaaagtcaatgggagacaatgttgtttggttcaaaatatcttattttgtgttgcgCAGAAGAAATTCAtccaggtttgtaatgacacgagggtgaataaatattgacagaattttcacgtttttgtgaactatccctttaagcccaAATTAGAGACATTTACGGATGCGTTGAATTCTTCCTGTGCAGCACTGTGGTTCTTTGTCTTTTCCATCTTGAAATatgttttgaataaataaacactttagCCAGTCTCTTCCTGTCCTCAATGGGCACTTAAAAGGTTACGATCCTCATACACATCCACATGCCTGGGCTGAAAACTCATGGATTGTGTGGAATCGACTGAAGTTATCAAGGAAGGAGATGTCCTCCTCGTAAGCGATGGGCCGACAGCAGGGGCTGTGCCGAGCTTTCTCCCTCTGATCCCTCGTGAGCAGCCGTGAGCGTTTCATGAATGCCAGCGTCAGGTCATAGTTTCTGCGGTTGGCGGTGCACTTTCCGCTGCAGTAATGGAAGACTATCGTTTCATCGCTGATGTATCCCAGACCCAGCTGACTGACCGTCACCTCCACGTCTCGTAAAGAGCAGGGTTTGCCGCGCTTCTTGGCTCGTTTAGTTCTTTTGCTCTGAAGGGCATCTTTGCGGGCTTTTCTTTTCACCAAGGTCCCGATAATCTGTTTCAGCTCACCCTCTGTGAAGGTCTGGAACATTTCCATGACtgatgtaaagaaaaaaacagaggtTTGATTATTTTTATGGGGATAGCATTAGACATGTAACAATTCACAATGAGCCGGttaaaatcgattataatatctgacgattcaagtcggttgagacGTTACTTGAATTGCAagacatgttttgaacagcacataaaatatatttttattgtacaaagaaatgtgcagcattttagaaataaaataaggGCAGTTGTCAGTGGCGTTGTTAGGCACTTTTTAGGTGGGCTTTAGCCACCGTAAAGTTCTAGCTTATCCCCCCtaaatttttaaaaagtaattatgTAATTTGTACGATATCGctctttaaaactcttattatgaaaacggcggcaggctgcgttatttagcgcattcttcagttcacagcGGCACAGAGTGGAGTGAACGTCACAAGCAGAGGACAAatgtgtgtgcattaacatgacatctgcatttttgccattctttgttataaatgcagcttaCGTAATatgatacaagaccctttcccatccactgtaaaaagttttgtctgcgttcacccctcgtCACACTGTTAACTAACTTAGTTGTTAACTAACCACCAGCGAAATGAAAGCACTTTACACCAATGACGGCATTCTTTAGAAAACAATCACGATGATATTGTAGCGCACAGACATGTGTCATTCATGAATGAAGTGCTGTTTTGTTTTCCTGCACCTAGTTAAAGAGAGCTGACGGTAGTTTTGAGAGCCCCGGAAAGACAACGGGCAGCCTGGTGCGGCTGAGTTCCGAGTACACTTTTTCCTACTAAAAACCGGTAATTTTTTCCCtgttatttacagtttttccacgcataatgtaaaataactaacggatttttattgtttttttgacCCGCCCTGCACCACTGTATCTATTTTTACAACCCGCCCCGCACCCGCGACCATTACATATACTAggcattgtaatgtaaatgaaaacaggctTTATTTCAGCCTAAAAGTGCTTTGAAACAGCCATTAGATTACATCGCCCTGTAAACTGGCAACAACATACGCTTATGAACCATAGATATTTGCACTTCACGTAGCAATACCCTATcaaattgtactaccagtattaaataaatatacagaatCAGATTCCCCGTAGCAGtattttatagcgcaaaaaaatgacgtaacattgatgtgcgcatgcctggtaggataatctgatgggtaggatgaaatttcatGACACTGGTCCCAAATATTAGATATAGCAGCTTgaccttcttttcttttaatgatgTAAATTCCCGACCTTAATTTCTCCCGCACCTCGTCTTCCAtcttcacttttatttctccgtttgttttgttgttgcttgGCGCTTTCGTGACGTGTTTGGTTTGGTGACATCACGAAAGTTGCGTTGCTAGCTACGTAGGTATACGTATGGTAACCTTATCAAAGaacctaataaaatatgaaaatacatattcctatatatttaatataggcTATAGGGAATTGCATGCAACGtacatgttttttaaatttagtttttaaataaataaacccgCCCCGCAAATAAAGTGACAATTTCTTTACTCGCCCCAACCCGTTATGAGACGACCCGCGCATCACtagtatacaggtttggaacaactttagggtgaggaaatgatgacagaactttcatttttgggtgaactgtccctttaacattatCTTCATATTGGAATACGTCATCATAAATTTGAAGATTTAGTTGTAGCACTATTTTGTAATTAACCACtcagaaataaatgaataaaaacaagaaattaaCTTTCATGCTCCTTGTTCAGTATCTCcatgaaaacacatcaaaacttttCACTTACAGTAAAACAGCTCGCCCATCCCTGTAAAATTATGCAAATGTCCATGTTACAATTAATCCTGTGTTCGCTCAACCCTACGTGTATTTCCTTCAGGAAAATGTTTGCCCGGTTAGACCTGAGACTTATCTCATGTAAACTGTGCCATCTGGAAGGCCTGCATGATTCATGTGCTGTTATGGATGACGTAATCTAAGATAACAGCTATGCTATTCTGATTTTCTTTTAGTGCCATCTGATTACATAATTCTGAAGTAAATGTTGTTAAGGCATCTCTGTCTTACATTCTGTGATGAGAGAGTTTCCACTTTCAGCAGATCTGACCCTCCGCTGTCGTCCACCTTTCCCAATGGAGGACGAGGAGTTGGAGGATGTAGATGAAGACGATGATGACAACGATGAGGATGAAGCTCTGCGGTGGGCAGGAGGGGGCGGGGCTCTGGAAGAGGGTGTGGCTTTAAAGATGAGGAGGGAGAGCGCAGCACCACAGAGAATCAGGCCAATGGCAGCAAACTTCCATAACTTCATCTTAGAATGAGGAGAAGCATTGGGCCCCTGAAGAACAAACAGATATTCATCACTCAAaaacgacatttgttgcctggAAAATCAGAGTACATGACTACATGTTAATAGGCAAAAAAGTTTGGCTTCTTGTTTTCAAAATAGTGCAGTTACAGCTACCAGCAGGAGTTAACTGGACCATGCCAAACCTTCCAcccacattttgtgttacttgtacatattttcaACTTGATTCGTGACTGAAATCGATATTTGACAGCATTGTTATTGTCAAATATGTCTCAAGGTCGGTGGCTCAACAGTTACAGGACTTACTAACAAATACCGAGCCAGAAGTAAAACATCCTAGATGTGTTTTCTACATCTTTCAACTACATATGAGCCTCGTGCAAAACCAGATTTCATTCACAGATGTTTGCACAAGTGGTTTTGTCATGCGGCTCTCCTCTGTTGATCTCATTCCGGTGGACGTTTTCCGAGCACGCAGGTGTGGACCGTCCAAAGAGGAACAATGTCATACAAACCAAATGgtccagaaaaaaacaacatcagTCCAACATCAGAAACTATCACATGTGGCCCCAGGAtgcttttgtttattgttttactaTATCAAATGGGAAATAAATGGAAATTCAGAACAAAACAGATTTTGTGTCGACTTATTCCTAAGTGTTCTGCTTTGGCAACTAGACAACAGACAGGAAAAATATATCAGTTTGTTTCTTCTTCGGCTATTTCCCTATTTATAAATCCGgctatttatttgattttgtttgGTCTCTGGACACACATCTGCCAAGTATGTTTATTCCTCCTTATTCCACCGCCTTTATTCCACCTTATTGTGTACAGCCATGTTCATGTACAGATGTGACTAGATGATAATACCATGGTACAAGTATGATTACCATATTGTATTACCCCTCAAAGGTACTTCTAAGAAAAACATATATGCCCAAGTGTCCAATAAGTAACAACATGATAGTGTACATAATATTGTGGCTTATCAGACTTAAATTATAAGCCTGATTTACATAAAAAGTTGTTTGTACATGGTGTCTCATTGTTTTTAATTGCAATGTTTAACCatctcttttttaaatatagacAGATGTTTCTTTCACTTGACACATAACGGAATGCAAAACATGATGTCATGCTTGTAGTTGTTTGTGCCATTCAACATGTCTTTGATGTTCCTgcctttaaaacattaaaccGTTTTAAACAATTGATTTGTTGATCTCAAATTGATCTCTTAGATTCTGTAGGGCCGACTGGAGGTCCCAAACAATTCAGCAGCTGAAATCAGGAAATGCCGATCTTACAGAGACTAAGAACTTAAGCAGGCTGCAGTGT
This portion of the Triplophysa rosa linkage group LG20, Trosa_1v2, whole genome shotgun sequence genome encodes:
- the nrtn gene encoding glial cell line-derived neurotrophic factor isoform X1, with the protein product MSFLSDEYLFVLQGPNASPHSKMKLWKFAAIGLILCGAALSLLIFKATPSSRAPPPPAHRRASSSSLSSSSSSTSSNSSSSIGKGGRQRRVRSAESGNSLITEFMEMFQTFTEGELKQIIGTLVKRKARKDALQSKRTKRAKKRGKPCSLRDVEVTVSQLGLGYISDETIVFHYCSGKCTANRRNYDLTLAFMKRSRLLTRDQREKARHSPCCRPIAYEEDISFLDNFSRFHTIHEFSAQACGCV
- the nrtn gene encoding neurturin isoform X2: MKLWKFAAIGLILCGAALSLLIFKATPSSRAPPPPAHRRASSSSLSSSSSSTSSNSSSSIGKGGRQRRVRSAESGNSLITEFMEMFQTFTEGELKQIIGTLVKRKARKDALQSKRTKRAKKRGKPCSLRDVEVTVSQLGLGYISDETIVFHYCSGKCTANRRNYDLTLAFMKRSRLLTRDQREKARHSPCCRPIAYEEDISFLDNFSRFHTIHEFSAQACGCV